The stretch of DNA cttgGTTCGGTTGCGAAATGCGAGCAGCGACTTGTGCTGTGCTTGTGCAGGAGGGCCCGATATATAAAGGGCCGTGAGGTCAGCGGGGGTAGGGGATGGCGTCATCGGGTGGGGGGGGCAGGGCCCACGCGGTGGGGAGGAGGACGGCGACCGCGGCGTTCGGGCCAACCGCGGCGCGCGCGGTGCGTGTGGCGTGGCGGGGCGTCAGCCGCGGTTGGAGGTGGTTTGGTgggcccgccgcgcccccggccggaGCCGGACAGCCGAGCGGGAGCCTGACGGGCGCGACCTCAACGTGCAGCGCGTGGGAGGTGACGTGGTCGGTGACGTTTGGCTGGCTCGCCGTGGGGCCCGGTGACGGCCGCCGGCGGCAGCCGTGGAAGCTCTGGAGTTGTACTAACAGTGCCGTGACTCGCCATCAGCAACCTTCAGGATAAGGCGAGGTGTACAAATATAGAAACAGTGCTGCCGTGACGTTCGTATGCCAGTGTAAATGTGTAATTATGCCAAATAAATCCGCCATTTATCCTGTAGTAACCGTTCACGGTACGAGGTCTTTCTTAGGTTCACGGCAGCGTTTTAAATTTTTGCGGTAGTTTACTAATCGAGTCTCTCGAAGAACAGAAAATTGCATGGATCGGAGGTTTGATCGAGGCCGGCCGGACTTTGAATTCCCTCGCTGGCGATGGCGTCGGCAGAGGGAGCGGCGCCCACGTCTCGTTTGTCGCTCTATTCTACTATATATGTGCGTGTTCCTGAGGTGGTCAGATTCGATTCGAGCTAGCTGGACGCGTTTGAATTCTCACCTGATCGCTTACGTGTGTGTGCATGGCAGCCCTGCATATATTTTCCATTTCATTTTGACTCAGGCTGGCATGCATCTGGCTAGGTCGGCGGCGGCTGATGGTCTTGCGAAGAACAAAAGATACCGTAGTTCCATCGCCGAACAAGATCTAGCTATTGTACCGCAATAATCTGGCTCGGCGTGCAGTGTTTGTGCGCGTGAAAGGATTTCGAAGGATCCGATTCATTCCCGACGGATGATGTCGTCCTGCAGCTGGCATGCAACGGGAGGAATGTCGTGTAGGCGTGGTAGCTTCTAGAAAGTAGAAACCACCCGGTTTCACGCTAGCTCCGCTCGCTGTCACCTTTTCCCCCCGAATCATGTGCCATGATTTCATTCCTTGAGGATCATGATGATGAGCCAGCGGACGAGCACACACCGTTCGGGCCTGGACACGGAAAGCATCAGCAAACCTCACGTCACGGTGTACGACGTGCATGCACGACGACACACAACCGCCACGTCCCCGGCCGGTTCGGTAGATTGTCTCAACTCTCAACCGCCTGCATCGGATGGATGTGACGGGGACAGCAAAAATGCGGAGTGAAAGAGGGCGAGTATGAGGGAGCGGATCGTCAGGGATAGCAACGAGCCAACGATCGATGATGGTGGGGCCACTAATATTAGCTGTTCAGCAATTGTTATAAGAATCTATAAGCTCGAGtcagaaggaaaaaaaaatctgaAGCAGTATGTATCTGGGCAAGGTAGGTTTTGAAGACCAGCTTTTTGGAGCTAGATGATGCAGTTGGAGTATATATTCTCTTAGTCTCGCTGTGTGCTACACTGCTACTATGAGCTTGAGCTAGCTGTGCTCGATCTTAATCTCTGGCTCTCACGTTGCATTTAGCTGGGACTACCAGTCTACCACGACTGTGGCGGAGCAGTCACTTTCCCGTGAGGCCGTGACGACGAGGATGCCGGCGGCGGAGCGCCCAACCACCGGCCGCGCGCGCCAGCCAGTGTGTGAGTCACGTCGCTGCATGGGCCGCTCGATCACGTCACGCTTGATGCGTGCGGGCCGCGGGCCGCGGCCAGCTCCGCTTGAGAGAAAAATATCTCTGATCCGCTGCAGGCGGAGGCGGCAGGTCGGCACGGCGACGAAAGAGGAGTACAACGAATGAAGGAACAGACAAACCGCCGGCGCGAGCTCGGCCACGGCCACGACCACACGCGCCCGGCGGTACGCGTGCCCGGGATGCAGATGCGGAGGAGCGCGTCGGGCTGCCTGTCTTGTCACGTCCGCGTCGGCCACGGCGCCGGCGTGATCTCGCTGACGTGCACGaactctcttcttcttccctggcCCAGTTGCGCCCAGGTTGCCTTTCATGCTTGGAACCGATCAACCGACAACACAAATAGCAATATTGTTATCCTTTTAACCGCCTCCgatgaagcagaagaagaaaagaaaacaaaGTACTATAAAATAATAAGAAAGATGAATTTTGAACCTAGGCTGTAGTTGATTTACGGCGGAGAAATCTTGGACACGGATGGCGGCGAGCGTCTGAAGAAATGCCCTGAAGCAGATCCCTTCTATAAAAAGGGCACACAAGGAATTCTTCAGGGCACACAAGGAATCTTGGAAAAGTTCCGGCGAGAAGCAGAAGATCGATGTCAGAGCTTGGTTTGCTACATTCGCAACAAGGAGGTCGATCCCGAGCGCAGCAGACGGCACTGCAAAGGTTCCGGTGGCGAGGGCCTCGATTCATGCTCGGCCGACGCGGATGTTGCTGAGGAAGATGCCAATTGCTGCCAATGGACCTGGTACCTGTAGTGGTAGGAGGAAACAACTTgaagaaaaaaggaaaagatAAGCAATATTTGGGTGCTTTAAACCCCCTGTCATCCAATGTTCTGACCTTCTGATCCTGTGACCGCTCAGAATGAAATGTTTGTTGCACGTCTGGGCTAAATATTTAGTGGTCCAGTTTTGTCATCTTGGGCTGTTTGCTTCCAGTTTTGCATCCCGGCCGCTTTCTTCGGCCCGCTGGCTGATTTCCGGGCGAGGCCCACACGAAGCGTGCTTTGCCAGCTGAAGGCAAGGCCTTCTTTGTCAGCTCTAGGTATGGGCTGGAGTTTTTAGCCCGAAACAAAAGCTGAACTTCTTCACATACTGTGTAGTAGAACCATTTTTTTTTTCTCGTGGAAAGTACACAAGTAAACTCCTCTAAGAAAAGTACACAAAGAACACAACCTCGATTACACTGTTTCGTAGTACCTCGGTACAATGATTAGCTCACAAAACAACAGAGGAATTAGAGTTACTTCATTGCAATCGAACTCGTGCACCTGGTTTGAGTTATTGATCCAGCACCAGTGTTCATATTTTCCTACATTCATTTCAGAAATTAACTGCATTGTTCTTTCAATAAGTGTATGTGGTGAGCAATCTGAATATCAATGTTCTGATTGATCTTCAGAAATTAACAATATTGTTCTTCAGATCCGCCGGCTTAAAACCTAGTCTGCTCCATGACTAGGATCACATGTATGCCTGCGCATGACCACCAGCTTAAAATCCACCGCAAGAAAAGGCAACGGGAGGCCAGATCCAGAGTAGGTAAAGGCTCCACGTGAGGCAGCGCAAAAGGGATCGAGATGCCCCCTCCCCCTGGTGTACCCGAAAATACTTTAAACGCAGCGGCGTACCCACCAACAATGCGTCACCCGGCCCGGCTGTGCTGCAGATTCGATCCAAACTAAACACAATTATTTTGCTGACAGCCCCAGAGCGTGTGTTTTCGTTCGTGTTTCCGTCAAGAACACATGGATGCAGGTCTAATCCGTTTCGCCCTCCCGCAGATTTTGCAGCTCCGGGTTGGGAATTTGACTCTGATGGTCAGTGCACCCGAGGGAAGCCGACGCGCTTTTTGGTCAGGAGACAGCAAAACATTGCTGGCAAGCAATGCAAGATCTAGTGATCTACTGCTGCTACTGTGCGGCGCACTGCTACCGCCCATGTCTGATGCCTTGGATATCTTATCTACAGACTACCGAGCATCGATGCCTGCGAGCCGCTGGCACTACTGTCTGCGGGTCACTGTTTTATAGCTCTCTACCGGAAAATGCTGCTTCGGACACAAGCGAAAGCAGACACAGAGCTACCAGCTCCGTCCAAATAAACAAAGCCAGATCCAGATCGCGGCGACCAAGGTGGGAATCCAATGAAAGAAGTACTAGCGTATATCACATTAAGTTACAAATACGAATCACCAAGAAGCCCGAAAAAGAAAGAGGGAGAGAAAGAATAAAGCCGATGGACATACGCACGCAGCAGCAGCACAAATGCACAGTAAAGGGATCAATAATCGATCGATCGATGAGTGTACGGAGACACCAGCTCGATCGTGCGTGGCAATGCACGACGCACGAGATCTCGTCCATGGAtcacaccaccaccaccaccaccaccaccctctGATTCTATCCTCCTCATCAGAAGAGGCCGCCGAGGACCGCGGCGCCGAGCACCCCGAGCGCGGCGGCCCACCTGGCCAccccggcggcgggcgcggccgccgACTTCTTGTCGTCGTCGGCGGCGGTGGAGTCGTCGGCCTCCGGCGGCTCGGCGATGCCGGTGGCCTTCTTGTGCTTCTTCTTGGTCTTGGACTTGGCCGGCGccggggccggcgcgggcgccggggtGGGCGGCTTGGGGCCGAAGAGCTCGTACGGGAGCGGCACCTTGTCGACGGGGTAGACGGCGAGCGGGAAGTCCTTGCTGACGGGGCTCCCCAGGAGCATGGAGTTGACGCCGGTGGAGACGTTGACGTTGTTGCCCGCGCGCTTGATGTCGTACCTGTACGGGCCGTCGTGCCCGGACCCCTGCGTGTTGACCTTGCCGTTGAGGGTGCCGAGCATGGAGAGGCTGTAGAACCTGGGGAGCACGCAGTAGAGCACCAGCTGGATCTGGTCCTGCGGCGACAGCCCGTTGAGCACGCCGGCCTTGAGCTTGTCGAAGGCGGCGTTGGTGGGCGCGAAGATGGTCAGCCCGTTGTAGCTGTCCGTCAGCTGCGCGTTGATCTGGGTGTCCACGCGCGTGTCGTGGAGGAGCTGCTTGAACTCGCTGAACTGGTCGTCCTTGAGCGCCTTGTTCACGTCCGTCGGCGGGGCCGCGTCCGCCGCGCCGGCAGGGCCGGCCGCCGGCTTCGCCTTGGTCTTCTGCGCCGCGGCCAGCGCCGAGGACGCCACCAGGAGCGCCAGCAGGATGGCGATGCGCGGCGAGGCGGCCATGGTGGTGGCGGCCGTGGACGGTGCTGCTGGTACGGTGCCGGTTGGTGTGCTTGCGCGGTGGCGGGCGGGGTGGAGGCGCGGATCTGGGCCTGTGTTTAATAGACTTATAGCAGCGGTTGGTGGGACGCGAGCGCTTGGTGCGGGCGGCGCACCGGCGTGAGCTGGACGTGGTGGGCTGAGTGAGGGTGAGCTGGGGTTATAGCAGGCGACGGGGCCTGCCTTTGCGAGCGTGGCAAGTCAAGTGTCACGGCAGCCTCCGTTTCAATTTCTTCTTTTACGCGCGCGACGATGTGATCCTGCGAACCACCTGAGCCTGGACTCACCGAGAAGCTAGTAGTACTCGTTGGTGTACACAGTAGCCAGTACACGCCATCTGGACATGTGGATACCAATTGCCATCAGTCTACAGGCAAGTTTCTCTGAGAACACAGAGAATTTGTGAGAATTCCTTCATGGTTGGTGCGCACCAAAAGGAACATCGGGCACTTGCCCTGCCTTGGGCATCGCAGATCTGGCGGTTTGCAGCACGTATGCGTCGGTGTACCAATCAGGTATGGCTGTATACACGTACTCGTATGTGCATGAAGTACGTAGTTCCAGGCTGCCGCATGTGGCGGCAAGTCAGGCTTGCCAGCTTGCCAGAGAGTGATGTTCTACCTGCAACAAGAAGGGGGCTCCAAATATCTCTATTCTTTTTCAGAGTGCGTATCAGCTAGGCTCCATATACTGTAACAAGAGGACGCGGAATGCGTTCACATCCTGGCTGGCTTTTGTCGGCGGGGAGTTGTATATATATTCAGAAAAAAAGTGGTGCCTGCAAATTAGTTAGGCCAGGAATGTCGATTAGATTATCTTTTTTATAACTAGTTATATTGTCGCTGATAAGTAGTGCTCAACCATCAGCGCCAGCCCCTTTGCTGGCGATTTGTTAATCGCGCCTTGGACGGGCAGAAAAGAAAACGCTAATCATGCGTCGGCTGCGTAGGCGAATCCCACCGACAGTCCGGGCGGCCGCAGCTTCGAGCGTTCTACCGCAAGCTTGGCTGTCAATCTCAAATCATTGCCGCGGTGACAGCGTCCGCGCGACGCCGCGACGTGCAAAGGCTGCAAGTTTCGCTGGCCGGGGAGTGCATTCAGCGCATACGAGCGGGCCTGCATGCAATCGAAGCCCGACAACTTTCTTCAGAATCACAGAGATCTTCTGCACAAGATTATGCAATCGAAGCCAGACAACTTTCTTCAGAATTACAGCGAGATCTTACTGAAGATGATTGGTATGCGTGCGGCAGCTGACGAAGATTCTGGGATGTGGCGTCCGGCTGGATCTGCAGCGGCAGGCATGGCATCGGAAGCGCGTCGCGGCAGTAGCAGGCTGCGTACGCCGGGCCACGGGCTGACGACGAGGAGGAGATAatcggcgacggcgacgcggcAGCGGCCCGGAAACCGACCGCCGATCCATTGCGCGCCGATCAACACGGCGCGATCTCTTCGGCTTCGTgggcacgccggcggcggctacCGCACAGGGAATACAAAAGCACCGACCCACCTCCCCGCACACGGCAATGGAGCAACGCTCGATCTGAAGCTCTTCTCGATCAGGTTGTCTGAAACTCAGAACCGGGACA from Panicum hallii strain FIL2 chromosome 3, PHallii_v3.1, whole genome shotgun sequence encodes:
- the LOC112883800 gene encoding fasciclin-like arabinogalactan protein 13, whose protein sequence is MAASPRIAILLALLVASSALAAAQKTKAKPAAGPAGAADAAPPTDVNKALKDDQFSEFKQLLHDTRVDTQINAQLTDSYNGLTIFAPTNAAFDKLKAGVLNGLSPQDQIQLVLYCVLPRFYSLSMLGTLNGKVNTQGSGHDGPYRYDIKRAGNNVNVSTGVNSMLLGSPVSKDFPLAVYPVDKVPLPYELFGPKPPTPAPAPAPAPAKSKTKKKHKKATGIAEPPEADDSTAADDDKKSAAAPAAGVARWAAALGVLGAAVLGGLF